The Ignatzschineria rhizosphaerae genome contains a region encoding:
- a CDS encoding LysR family transcriptional regulator, with the protein MKIEKLNWTLLHTYLVIVEEQSISNAALKLNITQSAVSQNLKKLEEQLEVKLIERSNKSFVLTEIGEYLYKTATDVYSKLVKFEQKLTATSNTIKDTLHIMTVSGLVSNDFDNLLTYFHKHYPNIDLNINTATHAEIVKKIANNQPAIGITLEPKSSDEIEKLFYLPQRYSLYCGKSHPLFHKQIINKSDVIAQDYVAFDSEQLGAALSPIAIFRDMEHFTGKQVAITNNLQELQRLIVTGYGIGCLPDNAAKSALDRSILRKLPPYQGVADVPVYLIWNKNRTLRASEHAFLDAASVSISPELSQLHTI; encoded by the coding sequence ATGAAAATAGAGAAATTAAACTGGACGTTATTACATACTTATTTAGTGATAGTAGAGGAGCAAAGCATTAGTAATGCTGCACTTAAATTAAATATCACACAATCAGCTGTTAGCCAAAACCTTAAAAAGCTGGAAGAGCAATTAGAAGTAAAACTTATCGAAAGAAGTAATAAATCCTTTGTTTTAACAGAAATTGGGGAATATCTTTATAAAACAGCCACAGATGTTTACTCAAAACTTGTGAAGTTTGAACAAAAGCTCACAGCTACTAGCAACACAATTAAAGATACCCTTCATATCATGACGGTTTCAGGATTAGTCTCCAATGACTTTGATAACCTCTTAACCTATTTTCATAAACATTATCCTAATATTGACCTTAATATTAATACCGCAACCCATGCGGAAATTGTTAAAAAAATTGCCAACAATCAGCCTGCTATCGGCATCACCTTAGAGCCAAAAAGCTCCGATGAGATTGAAAAGCTCTTTTATCTTCCCCAACGATACTCTCTTTATTGCGGGAAATCTCATCCTCTTTTCCATAAACAGATTATCAATAAGAGCGATGTGATCGCCCAAGATTATGTGGCGTTTGATAGTGAGCAATTAGGGGCTGCGCTCTCTCCTATTGCCATTTTTAGAGATATGGAACACTTTACCGGCAAACAAGTCGCTATTACCAATAACCTGCAAGAACTACAACGCTTAATTGTGACAGGCTATGGAATCGGCTGCCTACCCGATAATGCCGCAAAAAGTGCATTAGATCGCTCTATTCTTCGTAAACTTCCGCCTTATCAGGGCGTTGCGGATGTGCCGGTTTATCTTATTTGGAATAAAAACCGTACCCTTAGAGCCAGTGAGCATGCTTTTTTAGATGCCGCCTCAGTCTCAATCTCTCCTGAGCTAAGTCAGCTACATACGATTTAA
- a CDS encoding LysR family transcriptional regulator: MLLFDNKLLYIFVEIYQHKSVSHAANALAMTQPAVSIGLRRLREHYNNPLFTRVGYEMQGTELADELYPKFLAAITSLEAVYSFTDDFEPSTAKNMFSLMVSDIGDMILLPKLLNLSQQEAPFIAYNMSISQKNLKERMQQGEVDLAVGFVPELEAGFYHKRLISQYNVGLVRAGHPRLNSMKSDSMAYFGERHIDVSNNEGEDSLVERELKSLSQKRHITVRLSNYLGLSRLLLSSDLVATVPKILAVQLCEDHDLQLFPLPFDFYNYPIFAYWHEKRHKDADHIWLRQQIFKAATLVQKEIT, from the coding sequence ATCTTACTATTTGATAATAAACTACTCTATATTTTTGTAGAGATTTACCAGCATAAAAGTGTGAGTCATGCAGCGAATGCATTAGCGATGACACAGCCTGCGGTGAGTATAGGCTTGCGCCGATTAAGAGAGCATTATAATAATCCACTATTTACCCGTGTAGGGTATGAGATGCAAGGAACAGAGCTCGCAGATGAACTTTATCCAAAATTTTTAGCAGCAATTACCTCATTGGAAGCAGTTTATAGTTTTACAGATGATTTTGAGCCTTCTACAGCGAAGAATATGTTTTCTTTAATGGTAAGTGACATTGGCGATATGATTTTGCTTCCTAAATTATTGAATTTATCCCAACAAGAGGCCCCTTTTATTGCTTATAACATGAGTATTTCACAAAAAAATTTAAAAGAACGAATGCAACAAGGAGAAGTGGATCTTGCGGTAGGTTTTGTGCCAGAACTTGAGGCGGGTTTTTATCATAAGCGACTTATTAGTCAATATAATGTAGGGTTAGTAAGAGCGGGGCATCCACGGTTAAATAGCATGAAAAGTGATTCAATGGCTTACTTTGGAGAGAGACATATTGATGTAAGCAATAATGAGGGCGAGGATTCTTTAGTAGAGCGAGAATTGAAATCTTTATCACAAAAACGGCATATCACTGTTCGGTTATCTAATTATTTAGGCTTATCTCGATTGTTATTATCGTCAGATTTGGTGGCGACTGTCCCAAAAATCTTAGCGGTGCAGTTATGTGAAGATCACGACTTGCAGTTATTTCCGCTCCCTTTTGATTTTTATAATTATCCTATTTTTGCTTACTGGCATGAAAAAAGACATAAAGATGCAGACCATATCTGGCTTCGTCAGCAAATTTTTAAGGCGGCAACTTTAGTGCAAAAAGAGATTACTTAA
- a CDS encoding HdeD family acid-resistance protein: MTIVPTSQDPLIHQLKKYRGLLILSGILLTLCGILFIGSTAFATLTSVYMFGFIMVFSGIIQLFMSFQTLQGMQKLGAIIFAIFYILAGILAFKAPLATAAALTWLLAVLLIIGGITSAIHAFQMRPISGWGWSLASGALLLVTGILILKDPTSPLWLLGLLLGIDLLVRGVNYLMLAFAVKKA; this comes from the coding sequence ATGACAATAGTACCAACTTCGCAAGACCCTTTAATTCATCAATTAAAAAAATATCGCGGCTTATTGATTCTTAGCGGCATTTTACTCACACTCTGCGGCATCTTATTTATTGGCTCCACCGCTTTTGCCACATTAACATCTGTTTATATGTTTGGTTTTATCATGGTTTTTAGCGGCATCATTCAACTTTTCATGAGCTTTCAAACCTTACAAGGCATGCAAAAATTAGGCGCCATTATCTTTGCGATCTTTTATATATTAGCTGGTATTTTAGCTTTTAAAGCACCTCTTGCAACGGCGGCAGCATTAACTTGGTTATTAGCAGTTCTTCTTATTATTGGCGGCATTACTAGCGCTATTCATGCATTTCAAATGAGACCAATTAGCGGCTGGGGCTGGAGTCTTGCATCGGGCGCTCTTCTTTTAGTAACAGGGATTTTAATCTTAAAAGACCCAACTTCTCCTCTTTGGTTATTAGGTCTACTCTTAGGCATTGATCTCTTGGTAAGAGGCGTCAACTATCTTATGCTCGCCTTTGCTGTTAAAAAAGCCTAA
- a CDS encoding esterase-like activity of phytase family protein, with the protein MFRKSTLFTAIFLSSMVFADQEYPAVLSGHAYLPANTMISAPNEAPDDLKISGKFTQGVRNDIAGSLEGTSNGRPTGLSLPFVGQPLQGHSGIKRMPDGSYWLLTDNGAGSKANSPDFMLYLNQYDVDFDNNVFKHLKTIFLHDPDRKVPFRIQNEATKERYLTGADFDPESFQFAGGYLWVGDEFGPYLIQATLDGKIVEIFETEFKGQKLRSPDHYSMTTPANPEQKLNFEVLRSKGFEGMAVSADGRKLYPLLEGALIGSDGQYLQILEFDVAKREWTGNYWNYPLAQKGLSIGDFNMIDDQYGLIIERDNGEGVVEFACEGAAKPACFDRDNLPKIKRIYKIKLDANKPNQDVEKIGFIDLLKIQDPDNLSRKPLSAGNFVFPFFTIENVDIVDSETIIVGNDNNLPFSSSRIPNEADDNELILLNVKALLEAR; encoded by the coding sequence ATGTTTCGTAAAAGTACGTTATTTACTGCTATTTTTTTAAGTTCTATGGTTTTTGCTGATCAAGAATATCCCGCTGTGTTATCTGGCCATGCTTATCTGCCTGCAAACACGATGATCTCAGCGCCGAATGAGGCGCCTGATGATCTTAAGATCAGTGGAAAGTTTACTCAAGGGGTTCGTAATGATATTGCTGGGAGCTTAGAGGGCACATCTAATGGGCGTCCTACAGGTTTATCGCTTCCTTTTGTGGGGCAACCATTGCAAGGACATTCAGGGATTAAGAGAATGCCGGACGGCTCTTACTGGTTATTAACAGATAATGGGGCAGGCTCAAAAGCGAACTCCCCAGATTTTATGCTCTACCTGAATCAATATGATGTTGATTTTGATAATAATGTTTTTAAGCATTTAAAGACGATCTTTTTACACGATCCTGACAGAAAAGTTCCTTTTAGAATTCAAAATGAAGCCACAAAAGAACGTTACTTAACAGGCGCAGACTTTGATCCTGAAAGCTTTCAGTTCGCTGGCGGTTATCTTTGGGTAGGTGATGAATTTGGGCCTTACCTTATTCAAGCAACCCTTGATGGGAAGATTGTTGAGATCTTTGAGACAGAATTTAAGGGGCAAAAGCTTCGCTCGCCGGATCATTATTCGATGACAACGCCGGCAAATCCAGAGCAAAAGCTCAATTTTGAGGTACTTCGTTCTAAAGGTTTTGAAGGAATGGCCGTGAGCGCTGATGGAAGAAAACTCTATCCACTGTTGGAAGGTGCTCTAATTGGCAGTGATGGTCAGTATTTGCAGATTTTAGAATTTGATGTGGCAAAGCGTGAGTGGACGGGCAATTATTGGAATTACCCATTAGCACAGAAAGGGTTATCAATCGGGGATTTTAATATGATTGATGATCAATATGGTTTAATTATTGAGCGTGATAATGGGGAAGGCGTGGTTGAGTTTGCTTGTGAAGGTGCGGCAAAGCCGGCCTGTTTTGATCGGGATAATCTTCCTAAAATAAAGCGAATCTATAAAATTAAGTTAGATGCCAATAAGCCAAATCAAGATGTGGAAAAAATTGGTTTTATTGATCTATTAAAGATTCAAGATCCTGATAATCTATCTCGTAAACCATTAAGTGCCGGTAATTTTGTCTTCCCATTTTTTACGATTGAAAATGTGGATATCGTCGATAGCGAAACGATCATTGTCGGCAATGATAATAATCTTCCATTTTCAAGTAGTAGAATCCCCAATGAAGCTGATGATAATGAGCTTATCTTACTTAATGTGAAAGCGTTATTAGAGGCAAGGTAG
- a CDS encoding TetR/AcrR family transcriptional regulator, with translation MAKTPTKREKMMEETQEKLLKAAREYFGKYGYAATSMDEFTASVGLTRGALYHHFGSKKGLFAEIVTLIDTEIDDVLQEIANKEDDPWRALYKRGIAYLKRSLDPEFQQILLKDAKAILGTELMSIQRRCMDSDIALIEEGMKKGIIRLSSPRIMAIMLDGSLFESAFWIAEAEDSEARLAETLECWRILLEGIKA, from the coding sequence ATGGCAAAAACGCCTACTAAACGTGAAAAAATGATGGAAGAGACGCAGGAGAAATTGCTCAAAGCTGCGCGGGAATATTTTGGGAAATATGGCTATGCCGCAACCTCTATGGATGAATTTACAGCAAGTGTTGGTTTAACACGGGGTGCGCTTTATCATCATTTTGGCAGTAAAAAGGGGCTTTTTGCAGAAATTGTAACCCTCATTGATACAGAAATAGACGATGTTCTCCAAGAGATTGCCAATAAAGAGGATGATCCTTGGCGTGCGCTTTATAAGCGGGGAATTGCTTATTTAAAGCGTTCTTTAGATCCTGAGTTTCAGCAGATCTTATTAAAAGATGCTAAAGCGATTTTAGGGACGGAATTAATGAGTATCCAAAGACGTTGTATGGATTCGGATATTGCTTTAATTGAGGAAGGGATGAAAAAAGGAATTATCCGTCTTAGTAGCCCAAGAATTATGGCGATTATGCTCGATGGTAGCCTTTTTGAATCAGCCTTTTGGATTGCTGAAGCAGAAGATTCAGAAGCGCGTTTAGCAGAAACCTTAGAGTGCTGGCGTATTCTGCTCGAAGGTATTAAAGCTTAG
- a CDS encoding MFS transporter, with translation MASYLQLLKTPGSKGFVFAGLIARIPVSMTAIGIITMLSELQKSYTLAGGVAALFTLSCAIIAPQISRAVDRYGQSRVLPYASFISFISILALLAVAYWQLPVWLLFLFAITGGFMPSMSAMVRARWTEIYRGKPELQTAYALESVLDELCFIIGPPVSVGLCVGLFPQAGPLLAMLFLAIGVTAFVLQKSTEPPIKAQEILHSSVIHLPVVKLLALLMLFLGIIVGTIDVASVAFAKAQNMPASASMVLSFYAISSCFAGLLFGAIRFPLSLSKMLVIATIATMVSSIPLIFVWDIVSLSTVVFLAGFFFSPTMIIAMSLIEESVPEDQLTEGLTWLISGLGIGVALGAAMAGFVIDEFNISTGFMVALLASLFVFFMALLIYKITVKPVICSDPCLNG, from the coding sequence ATGGCTTCATATTTACAACTCCTTAAGACTCCCGGAAGTAAAGGATTTGTTTTCGCAGGATTGATTGCACGAATTCCGGTTTCAATGACAGCAATTGGTATTATCACCATGCTTTCAGAACTTCAAAAAAGCTATACTTTAGCAGGTGGTGTTGCCGCTCTATTTACCCTCTCATGCGCCATCATCGCGCCTCAAATTTCTCGAGCGGTTGATCGCTATGGACAAAGCCGAGTCCTTCCTTACGCTTCTTTCATCTCATTTATCAGTATTCTCGCACTACTTGCCGTTGCCTATTGGCAATTGCCAGTTTGGCTCTTATTTCTCTTTGCCATTACCGGCGGATTTATGCCGAGTATGTCGGCAATGGTTCGTGCCCGCTGGACGGAGATCTATCGCGGCAAACCAGAACTACAAACGGCTTATGCCCTTGAGAGCGTCTTAGATGAGCTCTGCTTTATCATTGGCCCACCTGTTTCTGTGGGGCTTTGCGTAGGCTTATTCCCACAAGCAGGCCCCCTTCTTGCAATGCTCTTCTTAGCTATCGGTGTCACCGCATTTGTTCTTCAAAAAAGTACCGAGCCCCCGATCAAAGCACAAGAAATCCTGCACTCATCGGTGATTCATCTCCCTGTGGTGAAACTCTTAGCCCTCTTAATGCTCTTTCTTGGCATTATAGTTGGCACTATTGATGTGGCGAGCGTTGCTTTTGCTAAGGCGCAAAATATGCCGGCATCTGCGAGCATGGTGCTCTCTTTCTATGCAATTAGCTCTTGTTTTGCAGGGTTACTATTTGGGGCGATTCGCTTCCCGCTCTCTCTATCTAAGATGTTAGTGATCGCAACTATTGCGACAATGGTTTCTAGTATTCCCTTAATATTTGTCTGGGATATCGTCTCCCTTTCAACCGTGGTCTTTCTTGCGGGATTCTTCTTCTCACCCACGATGATTATTGCCATGAGTTTAATTGAAGAGTCGGTACCTGAAGATCAGCTTACAGAAGGATTAACATGGCTTATTTCAGGCCTTGGAATCGGTGTTGCCTTAGGCGCTGCGATGGCAGGATTTGTAATTGATGAGTTTAATATTAGTACTGGCTTTATGGTCGCACTCTTAGCAAGCTTATTTGTATTCTTTATGGCGCTTTTAATCTATAAAATAACGGTAAAACCGGTTATTTGTAGTGACCCTTGTTTAAATGGCTAA
- a CDS encoding integrase core domain-containing protein, whose amino-acid sequence MNIHRKTKLTPFHREEIWRLHHQEKFTVTYLAERFMVSRPTIYKVLKQGRLNLFVPLASKNERYRTIKYGIKRLAKIEKSIEEKLKKRAKRYNKNYPGEMVHVDTKRLPLLKGDLKNRTREYLFVGIDDFSRELYAGIYPDKSQFSAAEFLRWDLLEQCPYTVECTYSDNGREYKGTSEHAFVEMCLTHKINQKFTKPACPQTNGKAERVIRTLMEMWHNQEEFISSDDRKKKLKRFLNYYNTVKPHKGINGLTPYEVLENYFNTEV is encoded by the coding sequence ATGAATATCCATCGAAAAACAAAATTAACGCCGTTTCATCGAGAAGAGATTTGGCGATTACATCATCAAGAAAAATTTACCGTAACCTATCTAGCTGAGCGTTTTATGGTAAGCAGACCTACGATCTATAAAGTACTAAAACAAGGTAGATTGAACTTGTTTGTGCCATTAGCTAGTAAAAATGAACGTTATAGAACAATTAAGTACGGCATTAAACGTCTTGCAAAGATTGAAAAATCTATTGAAGAGAAACTTAAAAAGAGGGCTAAACGTTATAACAAAAACTATCCTGGCGAGATGGTCCATGTGGATACTAAACGGCTCCCTCTTTTAAAAGGAGATCTTAAAAATCGCACTAGAGAGTATTTATTTGTAGGAATTGATGATTTTTCAAGAGAACTTTATGCCGGTATTTATCCTGATAAATCACAGTTTAGTGCTGCTGAATTTCTTCGATGGGATCTGTTAGAACAGTGTCCCTATACTGTAGAATGCACCTATTCGGATAATGGTCGTGAGTATAAAGGTACATCAGAACATGCCTTTGTCGAAATGTGTCTAACACATAAGATTAATCAAAAGTTTACAAAGCCAGCTTGCCCTCAAACGAATGGAAAAGCAGAAAGAGTCATTCGAACACTCATGGAAATGTGGCATAATCAGGAGGAGTTTATCAGTTCAGATGATCGGAAAAAGAAGCTAAAACGATTTTTGAACTATTACAACACAGTAAAACCTCATAAGGGTATTAATGGTTTAACGCCTTATGAAGTTTTAGAAAATTATTTTAACACTGAAGTGTAA